The following coding sequences are from one Pasteurellaceae bacterium RH1A window:
- a CDS encoding lytic transglycosylase F — translation MKGLAIRLILGIALLLWAWDMVYPWQKIMQREDNQYSRVLQEKQLTVGMINHPLSYFVGREGNAGIEYELASAFADYLGVSLAVKTYDHSEQLFDALRNNDIDLAAAGLVYQPQHSQEFQLGASYYSSQLQVVYQKGTQRPYQVSELMDELLVPTGANIVPLLEALQKTQPNLKWQTSDKFTQEELLIQVAEGKIPYTAALSVDVRAAQHINPNLAVAFDLTDKLPVLWYLPNSSYSELQAALLGFMDEAQKSSLIARIEEKYFNHLDNFNYVDIQSFHRAIENTLPKYQPLFEKYKGSLDWQTLAAIAYQESHWNPNAVSPTGVRGMMMLTRDTAERMNVTNRTDPEQSVKAGSDYLHLLISQLPTTIADEDKIWFALAAYNMGMGHLIDIRRLTKDLGGNPDDWLEVKKNLPLLAEKRYYQRLKYGYARGFEAFQYVENIRRYLNSLLNYQRVKAQANTLEQEELTKQESQPQDEATLPQTPTTGAEQ, via the coding sequence TTGAAAGGTCTTGCCATTCGGCTTATTTTAGGTATTGCGCTCCTGCTCTGGGCCTGGGATATGGTTTACCCCTGGCAGAAGATCATGCAACGTGAAGATAATCAGTACTCCCGTGTCCTGCAAGAAAAGCAGCTCACGGTGGGCATGATCAACCATCCCCTGTCCTATTTTGTCGGGCGGGAAGGCAACGCTGGCATTGAATACGAGCTGGCCAGTGCCTTTGCCGATTACTTGGGCGTGAGCCTGGCGGTCAAAACCTATGATCACAGCGAACAGCTCTTTGACGCCCTGCGCAATAACGACATAGACCTGGCCGCCGCTGGCCTGGTTTATCAGCCCCAACACAGCCAAGAATTCCAACTGGGGGCCAGCTACTACAGCAGCCAGCTCCAAGTGGTTTATCAAAAAGGCACTCAACGGCCCTATCAGGTCAGTGAGCTGATGGACGAGCTGCTTGTGCCAACAGGGGCCAATATTGTCCCCCTGCTGGAAGCCCTGCAAAAAACACAACCCAACCTCAAATGGCAGACCAGCGATAAATTCACCCAAGAAGAGCTGCTTATTCAGGTGGCTGAGGGCAAGATCCCCTACACAGCGGCCCTGTCTGTGGATGTGCGGGCGGCCCAGCATATCAACCCTAACCTGGCCGTGGCCTTTGACTTAACCGACAAGCTGCCTGTTTTATGGTACTTGCCCAACAGTTCCTACAGTGAACTCCAGGCTGCCCTTTTAGGTTTTATGGACGAGGCCCAAAAAAGCAGCCTCATTGCCCGCATTGAGGAAAAATACTTCAACCACCTAGATAATTTCAACTATGTGGACATTCAGAGCTTCCACCGTGCCATTGAAAACACCCTACCCAAATACCAGCCCCTCTTTGAAAAATACAAGGGCAGCCTAGACTGGCAGACCCTGGCCGCCATCGCCTACCAAGAATCCCACTGGAACCCCAATGCGGTTTCACCAACAGGCGTGCGGGGCATGATGATGCTAACCCGAGATACGGCCGAACGGATGAACGTAACCAATCGAACTGACCCAGAACAAAGCGTCAAGGCCGGTTCAGACTATCTCCATCTCCTTATCAGCCAGCTGCCCACCACCATTGCAGATGAAGACAAGATCTGGTTTGCACTTGCCGCCTACAACATGGGCATGGGCCATCTCATCGACATCCGCCGCCTGACCAAGGACTTGGGCGGCAACCCTGATGACTGGTTGGAGGTGAAGAAAAACCTCCCTCTTTTGGCGGAAAAACGTTATTATCAAAGGCTCAAATATGGCTACGCCCGAGGCTTTGAGGCCTTTCAATATGTGGAAAACATCCGCCGCTACCTCAACAGCCTCTTAAATTACCAACGGGTCAAGGCACAGGCTAACACCCTTGAGCAGGAAGAACTGACGAAACAAGAAAGCCAGCCCCAAGACGAGGCCACCTTGCCCCAAACCCCCACAACAGGAGCAGAACAATGA
- a CDS encoding sulfate transporter CysZ produces MTSPFDSPQNPLAAGFHYFIYGWKLMMQRSLLPFIVLPILINVVLIVGLIWLFLSYLSGWMDVLVSFTPSWLDWLSYLIIPLALLLLLVLFYFAFTTLANFIAAPFNALLSEKVELQLTGESLGDTSIAAMLKDVPRMLKREWQKMWYSIPRLIALFLLGFVPVLGQSVVPVLAFMFSAWLVAIQYCDYPFDNHKISFGRMRNALAEKRTLNFTFGSLVSLFTMLPFVNLVVMPVAVCGATAMWVKEYRHRFVGQDLKPTFSRSASKEVATRSASKDLTKP; encoded by the coding sequence ATGACTTCACCCTTTGATTCCCCGCAAAATCCCCTTGCAGCGGGCTTTCACTATTTTATTTACGGCTGGAAGCTGATGATGCAGCGTTCCCTCCTGCCCTTTATTGTCCTGCCCATTCTCATTAACGTGGTGCTGATTGTGGGCTTAATTTGGCTCTTTTTGTCTTATTTATCGGGCTGGATGGATGTCTTGGTCAGCTTTACCCCAAGCTGGCTAGACTGGTTGAGCTACCTGATTATTCCCCTGGCGCTCTTGCTCCTCCTGGTGCTGTTTTACTTTGCCTTTACCACCCTGGCCAACTTTATCGCCGCCCCCTTTAACGCCCTCTTATCAGAAAAGGTGGAGCTGCAATTAACGGGCGAAAGCTTGGGCGACACCTCCATCGCTGCCATGCTCAAGGACGTGCCTAGAATGCTCAAGCGGGAATGGCAAAAGATGTGGTACAGCATTCCCCGCCTGATTGCCCTCTTTCTCCTGGGCTTTGTGCCGGTGCTGGGCCAGAGTGTTGTGCCCGTCTTGGCCTTTATGTTTAGTGCCTGGCTGGTGGCCATTCAGTATTGTGACTACCCTTTTGATAACCACAAGATCAGCTTTGGCCGTATGCGTAATGCCTTAGCCGAAAAACGCACCCTGAACTTTACCTTTGGATCCTTGGTCAGCCTCTTTACCATGCTGCCCTTTGTCAATTTGGTGGTGATGCCGGTGGCCGTATGTGGGGCAACGGCCATGTGGGTCAAAGAGTATCGCCATCGCTTTGTGGGCCAAGATTTGAAGCCAACTTTTAGTCGTTCGGCCTCTAAGGAAGTGGCTACCCGCAGTGCTTCTAAAGATCTGACCAAGCCATGA
- a CDS encoding adenine permease PurP (involved in the transport or adenine), translating into MLEKLFQLKAKGSNVKTEIVAGITTFFTMVYIVFVNPSILGVAGMDTQVVFVTTCLIAAFGTIAMGLFSNLPIALAPAMGLNAFFAFVVVQKLGYSWQVGMGAIFWESVGLFLFTLFQVRYWLMSSIPLGLRVGIGAGIGLFIALIGFKNMGLVVANPETLVTLGELHDPKVLMGILGFFIIVALAAKGFHSGVLISIVVVTGLALVFDPDVKFTGVISAPPSLEAVVGQVDVAGALDTALLGIIFSFMLVNLFDSSGTLLAVTDKAGITDEKGRFPKMKQALYVDSVSAMAGSYMGTSAISTYIESGSGVSVGGRTGLTAVVVGLLFLLTIFFSPLAAVVPPYATAGALVFVGILMASSLIEVKWDDLTEATPAFITTAMMPFTYSITEGIAFGFISYCVMKLCTGRWKEINAPVAVVSLLFIAKFVWVG; encoded by the coding sequence ATGTTAGAAAAACTCTTCCAACTCAAGGCCAAGGGTTCTAATGTCAAAACAGAAATTGTGGCAGGCATTACCACCTTCTTTACCATGGTCTATATCGTCTTCGTGAACCCGTCTATTCTAGGCGTGGCTGGCATGGACACCCAAGTGGTCTTTGTGACCACCTGTTTAATTGCCGCCTTTGGCACCATCGCCATGGGGCTTTTCAGTAACCTGCCCATTGCCCTTGCCCCTGCCATGGGGCTGAACGCCTTCTTTGCCTTTGTGGTGGTGCAAAAATTGGGCTACTCCTGGCAGGTCGGTATGGGCGCCATTTTCTGGGAGTCGGTTGGCCTCTTCCTCTTTACCCTCTTCCAAGTGCGTTACTGGCTTATGTCCTCCATTCCGCTAGGCCTGCGAGTGGGCATCGGGGCGGGTATCGGCCTCTTTATTGCCTTAATTGGCTTTAAGAATATGGGGCTGGTGGTGGCTAACCCTGAAACACTGGTGACCTTGGGCGAACTGCACGATCCCAAAGTCCTGATGGGGATCTTAGGCTTCTTTATCATCGTAGCCTTGGCTGCCAAGGGCTTCCACTCAGGCGTCTTGATTTCTATCGTGGTGGTGACAGGCCTGGCCTTGGTTTTCGACCCTGATGTCAAATTCACGGGCGTGATTTCTGCCCCGCCAAGCCTAGAGGCCGTGGTTGGCCAGGTGGATGTGGCCGGCGCACTGGATACCGCACTTCTAGGGATTATCTTCTCCTTTATGTTGGTCAATCTCTTTGACTCCTCAGGCACCCTTTTGGCCGTGACCGACAAGGCCGGCATTACCGATGAAAAAGGCCGCTTCCCTAAAATGAAACAGGCCCTTTATGTGGACAGTGTCAGCGCCATGGCCGGTTCTTACATGGGCACCTCGGCCATTTCAACCTATATTGAAAGTGGCTCTGGCGTGTCTGTGGGTGGCCGCACAGGTTTAACGGCGGTTGTTGTTGGCTTGCTCTTCTTATTGACCATCTTCTTCTCGCCCCTGGCTGCGGTTGTGCCTCCTTATGCCACAGCAGGTGCCTTGGTCTTCGTGGGTATTCTTATGGCCTCCAGCCTGATTGAGGTCAAATGGGACGATTTAACCGAAGCCACGCCCGCCTTTATCACCACGGCCATGATGCCCTTCACCTATTCTATTACAGAGGGCATCGCCTTTGGTTTTATTAGCTACTGTGTGATGAAGCTCTGCACCGGCCGTTGGAAGGAAATCAACGCCCCCGTTGCAGTGGTTTCCCTGCTCTTTATCGCCAAGTTTGTTTGGGTGGGATAG
- a CDS encoding cell division protein ZipA: MELHILFFILAGLLIAVLVGYSIWSARREKSRVFSNSFATRGLQTEQGNPGSVPEFAQGPDYAPSQPAQTDLTEAQIAQEIEQAAKGITIRLPGQENAPVPEPQVVEQVYSSLAKPEAVVAPEVHLEPEVPMQAVENEPNLANQTLMLYMVAPENQAFSGEVVVAQLEAMGFQYDTEYQIFHRHIDTAASPVIFSVANMLQPGIFDLNTLHRFSTVGLVFFMNVPSSGNDQANLRLMINTVENLAQNLGGFVLDENRQLFDDNARLAYMQRV, encoded by the coding sequence ATGGAACTCCATATTCTTTTCTTTATTTTAGCAGGACTTTTGATTGCGGTGCTGGTTGGCTATTCCATTTGGTCGGCCCGCCGTGAGAAATCCCGCGTCTTTTCCAACAGCTTTGCCACCCGTGGCCTGCAAACCGAGCAAGGCAACCCAGGCAGTGTGCCTGAATTCGCCCAAGGCCCAGACTACGCTCCAAGCCAGCCCGCCCAAACGGATTTGACCGAGGCCCAAATCGCCCAAGAAATTGAGCAGGCTGCCAAGGGCATCACCATCCGCCTGCCTGGCCAAGAAAATGCCCCCGTGCCTGAGCCGCAGGTGGTGGAGCAGGTTTATTCCAGCCTGGCCAAGCCTGAAGCTGTGGTGGCGCCAGAGGTGCATTTAGAGCCTGAAGTACCTATGCAAGCGGTGGAAAATGAGCCAAATCTTGCAAATCAAACCCTTATGCTTTATATGGTGGCCCCTGAAAACCAGGCCTTCTCAGGCGAAGTGGTGGTGGCCCAGCTTGAGGCCATGGGCTTCCAATACGACACCGAATACCAAATCTTCCACCGCCATATTGACACCGCGGCCAGCCCAGTCATTTTTAGTGTGGCCAATATGCTCCAGCCAGGGATTTTCGATCTCAACACCCTGCACCGCTTTAGCACGGTGGGCTTGGTCTTCTTTATGAATGTGCCGTCTTCTGGCAACGATCAGGCCAATCTGCGGCTTATGATCAACACCGTGGAAAACCTGGCTCAAAATCTGGGCGGCTTTGTCTTAGATGAAAACCGCCAGCTCTTTGACGACAATGCCCGTCTTGCCTATATGCAACGGGTCTAA
- a CDS encoding oxidoreductase, giving the protein MHIELDTVGHLCPFPLVEGKKAMAKLNKGDSLTIHFDCAQATENLPNWAAEENYQVSHFEQTGEAQWTITLIK; this is encoded by the coding sequence ATGCACATTGAATTAGATACTGTCGGGCACCTCTGTCCCTTCCCCCTTGTTGAGGGCAAAAAAGCAATGGCCAAGCTCAATAAGGGCGACTCGCTAACCATCCACTTTGACTGCGCTCAAGCAACCGAAAATTTGCCGAACTGGGCGGCTGAAGAGAACTATCAGGTCAGCCACTTTGAGCAAACGGGTGAAGCCCAGTGGACAATTACTCTGATTAAGTAA
- a CDS encoding sulfur transporter, which yields MILGLFCGILLGFVMQRGRFCITGAFRDMYLTKSSKMFVAFLIVICVQTVGLLSLQEMRILAPKVKNFAWLATLIGAFIFGVGIVLAGGCSAGSLYRAGEGLIGSWIAFVVYAIFSALFRVGPLKEVTNSLRGIQVEQTTLYGSLGLSPWVLAGILVLVTSYLVYRFNQKSGKPISLPAKKTGLAHLLFEKRWHPFITALLIGLIAILAWVTSVQTGRNGGLGVTGPSVQALQYITTGESKFVNWGTLLILGIFIGGFIAAKFSNEFRLRVPTAKDAINSVYGGALMGVGASLAGGCSIGNGLVETSLFSWQGWVALPLMILGTWVTAYFLFIRSTN from the coding sequence ATGATCTTAGGGTTATTTTGCGGCATCTTATTGGGCTTTGTAATGCAACGTGGCCGTTTTTGCATTACAGGCGCTTTCCGAGATATGTATCTGACCAAAAGCAGCAAAATGTTTGTTGCCTTTTTAATTGTTATTTGCGTACAAACAGTTGGCCTACTTTCTTTGCAAGAAATGCGCATACTGGCCCCTAAAGTGAAAAATTTTGCTTGGCTGGCCACCCTCATCGGTGCCTTTATTTTTGGTGTGGGGATTGTTTTAGCGGGTGGCTGCTCAGCGGGTAGTCTATATCGTGCGGGTGAGGGCCTGATTGGTAGTTGGATTGCCTTTGTAGTTTATGCCATTTTTAGTGCCCTTTTCCGTGTTGGCCCCTTAAAAGAGGTAACCAATTCACTACGAGGAATTCAAGTCGAGCAAACCACCCTATATGGAAGCCTAGGGCTTTCCCCTTGGGTGCTTGCTGGAATCTTGGTGCTTGTCACCTCATATTTGGTCTATCGATTTAATCAAAAATCAGGCAAGCCCATCAGCCTTCCAGCCAAGAAGACAGGACTGGCCCACCTCCTCTTTGAAAAACGCTGGCATCCTTTTATAACCGCCCTTTTGATTGGCCTGATTGCAATTTTAGCTTGGGTAACCAGTGTACAAACTGGACGAAATGGCGGCTTGGGGGTAACAGGCCCATCAGTCCAGGCTCTGCAATATATCACAACAGGTGAAAGCAAATTCGTCAATTGGGGAACCTTACTGATTTTAGGGATCTTTATCGGCGGTTTTATTGCGGCTAAATTCAGTAATGAATTCCGCTTGCGTGTTCCCACGGCCAAAGATGCCATCAACAGTGTCTATGGTGGTGCCCTGATGGGAGTAGGTGCAAGCCTAGCAGGTGGTTGCTCCATTGGCAATGGTTTAGTTGAAACCTCTCTTTTTTCTTGGCAGGGCTGGGTGGCCTTGCCGCTGATGATCCTGGGCACCTGGGTGACAGCATATTTTCTTTTTATTCGTTCAACCAACTAA
- a CDS encoding aspartate-semialdehyde dehydrogenase: protein MQNVGFIGWRGMVGSVLMDRMVEENDFANINPVFFTTSQAGQKAPVFAGKEAGNLKDAFDIAELQKLDIIVTCQGGDYTNEVYPKLKATGWNGYWIDAASALRMKDDAIIVLDPVNQNVISEGLKNGVKTFVGGNCTVSLMLMAIGGLFEKDLVEWVSVATYQAASGAGAKNMRELLVQMGELRDSVAPELANPASSILDIERKVTAKMRAEDFPTDNFGAALGGSLIPWIDKLLPETGQTKEEWKGYAETNKILGLSDNPIPVDGLCVRIGALRCHSQAFTIKLKKDLPLAEIEQIIAAHNEWVKVIPNDKETTLRELTPAKVTGTLSVPVGRLRKLAMGPEYLAAFTVGDQLLWGAAEPVRRILVQLTK, encoded by the coding sequence ATGCAAAATGTAGGATTTATCGGCTGGCGTGGTATGGTTGGCTCGGTATTGATGGATCGTATGGTGGAAGAAAATGACTTCGCCAATATCAATCCAGTCTTTTTCACCACCTCACAAGCGGGCCAAAAAGCCCCTGTTTTTGCAGGTAAGGAAGCCGGCAATTTAAAGGATGCCTTCGATATTGCCGAACTTCAAAAACTAGACATTATTGTAACCTGCCAGGGCGGTGACTACACCAATGAAGTCTATCCAAAACTCAAGGCAACAGGCTGGAATGGCTACTGGATTGATGCGGCTTCTGCCCTGCGTATGAAAGACGATGCTATTATCGTACTCGATCCTGTAAACCAAAACGTGATTTCGGAAGGCCTGAAAAATGGTGTCAAGACCTTTGTAGGCGGCAACTGTACAGTTAGCCTTATGCTCATGGCCATCGGCGGCCTCTTTGAGAAGGACTTAGTAGAATGGGTGTCTGTAGCGACTTATCAAGCCGCTTCGGGTGCGGGTGCCAAGAATATGCGTGAACTCTTGGTGCAAATGGGTGAGTTAAGAGATTCTGTTGCCCCTGAGCTGGCCAATCCAGCTTCTTCAATTTTAGATATTGAACGCAAGGTCACCGCTAAAATGCGTGCTGAAGACTTCCCAACCGACAACTTCGGCGCAGCCCTGGGTGGTAGCTTAATTCCTTGGATCGACAAACTCCTGCCAGAAACAGGACAAACCAAGGAAGAATGGAAGGGCTATGCCGAAACCAATAAGATCTTAGGCCTAAGCGACAACCCAATCCCTGTGGATGGTTTATGTGTGCGTATCGGTGCGCTGCGCTGCCACAGCCAGGCCTTTACCATCAAGCTCAAGAAAGATCTACCATTAGCCGAAATTGAGCAAATCATCGCCGCCCACAATGAATGGGTCAAAGTGATTCCAAACGATAAGGAAACCACCTTACGTGAATTAACCCCAGCCAAGGTAACAGGCACCTTAAGCGTACCTGTTGGCCGTTTACGCAAGCTGGCCATGGGCCCTGAATACCTGGCAGCCTTTACCGTGGGCGACCAGCTCCTCTGGGGTGCGGCAGAGCCAGTTCGCCGTATTTTGGTGCAATTAACTAAATAA
- a CDS encoding transposase, with protein MWDDYTSGKQTYQQLANKYHCSIRTIQRYIDKAPKTLLHPPQSTSLNIIMDTTFFKRNFGVLVLMDSHTKKVVFHSFVRTEKDVYYKLALNRLREKSYIIQSITCDGRRGLMKDLFNTPVQMCQFHMVAIVMRKLRKKHQSQAGKELKIIAKTLVESSKNEFYKRLHYWYLKHEEYLKERSDKPNEKGCLPYKHRSVRGAYASLKWYMKYLFTFEERSDLNIERTTNRLEGLFKHMKRQLNNHNGLSKKHKAMFIKGFLNKNSC; from the coding sequence ATCTGGGATGATTACACTTCAGGAAAACAAACCTATCAACAACTTGCCAATAAGTATCATTGTTCGATTAGAACAATCCAAAGATATATTGATAAAGCCCCTAAAACATTATTACATCCACCTCAAAGCACATCGCTTAATATAATTATGGACACTACCTTTTTTAAGCGTAATTTCGGCGTATTAGTGTTAATGGATTCTCATACAAAGAAAGTGGTATTTCACAGTTTTGTAAGAACAGAAAAAGACGTTTATTATAAGCTGGCACTTAATAGATTGAGAGAGAAAAGCTATATAATACAATCCATTACTTGTGATGGTAGGCGAGGCCTGATGAAGGACTTGTTCAATACACCTGTGCAGATGTGTCAATTCCATATGGTTGCAATAGTGATGAGAAAACTCAGGAAAAAGCATCAATCACAAGCGGGAAAAGAATTAAAAATTATTGCAAAAACACTGGTAGAGAGTTCAAAAAATGAATTTTACAAACGCCTTCATTATTGGTATTTAAAACATGAAGAGTATTTAAAAGAAAGAAGTGATAAGCCAAATGAAAAGGGATGTTTACCTTATAAGCATCGTAGTGTTAGAGGGGCTTATGCAAGCCTTAAATGGTATATGAAATATTTATTTACTTTTGAAGAACGGTCAGATTTAAATATAGAAAGGACAACAAATAGGCTTGAAGGGCTATTTAAACATATGAAGCGACAGTTAAATAATCACAATGGATTAAGCAAAAAACATAAAGCCATGTTTATAAAGGGTTTTTTGAATAAAAATAGCTGCTAA
- a CDS encoding lipid hydroperoxide peroxidase, which yields MATVTLAGNPIELAGNFPQVGQTLSQVTLTNGDLADVDLTSFGAVRKILNIFPSVDTGVCAASVRKFNQEAANLENTVVLCISADLPFAQARFCGAEGIENVKSLSTFRHKEAHDGLGVNVVTGPLAGLTARAVVVLDEQNKVLHAELVPEIKQEPNYEAALAVL from the coding sequence ATGGCAACCGTTACCCTTGCAGGCAATCCAATCGAATTAGCAGGCAACTTCCCACAAGTGGGCCAAACCCTAAGCCAAGTTACCCTCACCAACGGTGACTTGGCCGATGTGGATCTCACGAGCTTTGGCGCAGTACGCAAGATCCTCAACATTTTTCCAAGCGTGGATACCGGCGTGTGTGCCGCTTCTGTGCGTAAGTTCAACCAAGAAGCCGCCAACTTGGAAAACACGGTGGTGCTTTGTATTTCTGCTGACCTGCCCTTCGCTCAAGCCCGTTTCTGCGGGGCAGAGGGGATTGAGAATGTCAAATCCCTGTCCACCTTCCGCCATAAGGAAGCCCACGATGGCCTAGGCGTAAACGTGGTCACAGGCCCCCTTGCAGGCCTCACTGCCCGTGCTGTAGTGGTTTTAGATGAACAAAACAAGGTTTTACACGCTGAACTCGTGCCAGAAATCAAGCAAGAGCCAAACTATGAAGCAGCCCTAGCGGTGCTTTAA